One Dasypus novemcinctus isolate mDasNov1 chromosome 1, mDasNov1.1.hap2, whole genome shotgun sequence genomic window carries:
- the USP46 gene encoding ubiquitin carboxyl-terminal hydrolase 46 isoform X2, translating into MTVRNIASICNMGTNASALEKDIGPEQFPINEHYFGLVNFGNTCYCNSVLQALYFCRPFRENVLAYKAQQKKKENLLTCLADLFHSIATQKKKVGVIPPKKFISRLRKENDLFDNYMQQDAHEFLNYLLNTIADILQEEKKQEKQNGKLKNGNMNEPAENNKPELTWVHEIFQGTLTNETRCLNCETVSSKDEDFLDLSVDVEQNTSITHCLRDFSNTETLCSEQKYYCETCCSKQEAQKRMRVKKLPMILALHLKRFKYMEQLHRYTKLSYRVVFPLELRLFNTSSDAVNLDRMYDLVAVVVHCGSGPNRGHYITIVKSHGFWLLFDDDIVEKIDAQAIEEFYGLTSDISKNSESGYILFYQSRE; encoded by the exons ggcACCAATGCCTCTGctctggaaaaagacattggtCCAGAGCAGTTTCCAATCAATGAACACTACTTCGGATTGGTCAAt TTTGGAAACACGTGCTACTGTAACTCTGTGCTCCAAGCGTTGTATTTCTGCCGGCCGTTCCGTGAGAATGTGTTGGCATATAAGGCCcagcaaaaaaagaaggaaaacttgtTGACGTGCCTGGCAGACCTTTTCCACAGCATTGCCACGCAGAAGAAGAAGGTTGGTGTGATCCCCCCAAAGAAGTTCATTTCGAGGCTGAGAAAAGAGAATG ATCTCTTTGATAACTACATGCAGCAGGATgcccatgaatttttaaattatttgctcAACACTATTGCGGACATCCTGCAGGAAGAGAAGAAACAGgagaaacaaaatggaaaattaaaaaacggcaacatgaatgaacctgcaGAGAATAATAAACCAGAACTCACCTGGGTCCATGAGATTTTTCAGGGAACGCTCACCAATGAAACCCGATGCTTGAACTGTGAAACC GTTAGTAGCAAAGATGAAGATTTTCTTGACCTTTCTGTTGATGTGGAGCAGAATACGTCTATTACCCACTGTCTAAG AGACTTCAGCAACACAGAAACGCTGTGTAGTGAACAGAAATATTATTGTGAAACATGCTGCAGCAAACAGGAGGCTCAGAAAAG GATGAGAGTAAAAAAGCTGCCCATGATTTTGGCCCTTCACCTAAAGCGGTTCAAGTACATGGAGCAGCTGCACAGGTACACCAAGCTGTCTTACCGGGTGGTATTTCCTCTGGAACTCCGGCTCTTCAACACCTCCAGTGACGCAGTGAACCTGGACCGCATGTACGACCTGGTCGCCGTAGTCGTTCACTGCGGCAG CGGTCCGAATCGTGGGCACTATATCACTATTGTGAAAAGTCACGGCTTCTGGCTTTTGTTTGATGATGACATTGTAGAG AAAATAGATGCTCAAGCTATTGAAGAATTCTATGGCCTGACATCAGATATATCAAAAAATTCAGAATCTGGATATATTTTATTCTACCAGTCAAGAGAGTAA
- the USP46 gene encoding ubiquitin carboxyl-terminal hydrolase 46 isoform X1: MLGGRGDCCLYLIRLKYSLRPFLSSSLRMNCFQGTNASALEKDIGPEQFPINEHYFGLVNFGNTCYCNSVLQALYFCRPFRENVLAYKAQQKKKENLLTCLADLFHSIATQKKKVGVIPPKKFISRLRKENDLFDNYMQQDAHEFLNYLLNTIADILQEEKKQEKQNGKLKNGNMNEPAENNKPELTWVHEIFQGTLTNETRCLNCETVSSKDEDFLDLSVDVEQNTSITHCLRDFSNTETLCSEQKYYCETCCSKQEAQKRMRVKKLPMILALHLKRFKYMEQLHRYTKLSYRVVFPLELRLFNTSSDAVNLDRMYDLVAVVVHCGSGPNRGHYITIVKSHGFWLLFDDDIVEKIDAQAIEEFYGLTSDISKNSESGYILFYQSRE, from the exons ggcACCAATGCCTCTGctctggaaaaagacattggtCCAGAGCAGTTTCCAATCAATGAACACTACTTCGGATTGGTCAAt TTTGGAAACACGTGCTACTGTAACTCTGTGCTCCAAGCGTTGTATTTCTGCCGGCCGTTCCGTGAGAATGTGTTGGCATATAAGGCCcagcaaaaaaagaaggaaaacttgtTGACGTGCCTGGCAGACCTTTTCCACAGCATTGCCACGCAGAAGAAGAAGGTTGGTGTGATCCCCCCAAAGAAGTTCATTTCGAGGCTGAGAAAAGAGAATG ATCTCTTTGATAACTACATGCAGCAGGATgcccatgaatttttaaattatttgctcAACACTATTGCGGACATCCTGCAGGAAGAGAAGAAACAGgagaaacaaaatggaaaattaaaaaacggcaacatgaatgaacctgcaGAGAATAATAAACCAGAACTCACCTGGGTCCATGAGATTTTTCAGGGAACGCTCACCAATGAAACCCGATGCTTGAACTGTGAAACC GTTAGTAGCAAAGATGAAGATTTTCTTGACCTTTCTGTTGATGTGGAGCAGAATACGTCTATTACCCACTGTCTAAG AGACTTCAGCAACACAGAAACGCTGTGTAGTGAACAGAAATATTATTGTGAAACATGCTGCAGCAAACAGGAGGCTCAGAAAAG GATGAGAGTAAAAAAGCTGCCCATGATTTTGGCCCTTCACCTAAAGCGGTTCAAGTACATGGAGCAGCTGCACAGGTACACCAAGCTGTCTTACCGGGTGGTATTTCCTCTGGAACTCCGGCTCTTCAACACCTCCAGTGACGCAGTGAACCTGGACCGCATGTACGACCTGGTCGCCGTAGTCGTTCACTGCGGCAG CGGTCCGAATCGTGGGCACTATATCACTATTGTGAAAAGTCACGGCTTCTGGCTTTTGTTTGATGATGACATTGTAGAG AAAATAGATGCTCAAGCTATTGAAGAATTCTATGGCCTGACATCAGATATATCAAAAAATTCAGAATCTGGATATATTTTATTCTACCAGTCAAGAGAGTAA